From Nitrospiria bacterium, one genomic window encodes:
- a CDS encoding aldehyde dehydrogenase family protein — translation MIKEYQIFLAGSWKPCKKAVEVTNPYDGEAIGSVHQAEEAEAEHAIRAAQQAFPELRRMPLYRRAEALRKITEGIRERSEELARMICREAGKPITDARGEVARAILNFQTAVEETKRLGGEVIPLDLAAGSESRVGIVRRFPIGPVLGISPFNFPLNLVGHKIAPAIASGNPIVLKPAPKTPVTALMLGEIIATAELPAGSVSILPCANELAQKMATDDRFKLLSFTGSAKVGWYLKSKAGKKKVLLELGGNAGVIIHRDADLDLAARRCAAGGFSYAGQSCISVQRIFVHEPVIKPFMDRFLNLVRGLKTGDPMDEGTNVGPMINSDAAERTEQWVEEAVRQGAKVLIGGKRRGRMFEPTVLTDVTPMMKVCSEEVFAPLVVVIAYHDFDEALSSLNNSAYGLQAGLFTNDLKKIFQAYEELEIGGLMVNEVSSYRIDPMPYGGVKDSGLGREGVRYAIEEMTEPKLLALNLQ, via the coding sequence ATGATCAAGGAATATCAAATCTTCCTAGCGGGAAGCTGGAAGCCGTGCAAGAAGGCGGTCGAGGTGACGAATCCCTACGACGGAGAAGCGATCGGGAGCGTCCATCAGGCCGAGGAGGCCGAGGCCGAACATGCGATCCGCGCGGCCCAGCAGGCCTTTCCGGAGCTGCGACGGATGCCGTTGTACCGTCGGGCCGAGGCGCTCCGGAAAATCACGGAGGGGATCCGGGAGCGGAGCGAGGAGCTGGCCCGGATGATCTGCCGGGAAGCCGGCAAGCCGATCACCGACGCCCGCGGCGAGGTCGCCCGCGCGATCCTGAATTTCCAGACCGCGGTCGAGGAGACGAAGCGGCTGGGCGGCGAGGTGATCCCGCTGGATCTCGCGGCCGGTTCGGAATCTCGCGTCGGGATCGTCCGGCGCTTCCCGATCGGGCCGGTCCTTGGAATATCGCCCTTCAACTTTCCGTTGAACCTCGTCGGCCACAAAATCGCGCCGGCGATCGCGTCGGGCAATCCCATCGTGCTGAAGCCCGCGCCCAAGACCCCCGTCACGGCCCTGATGCTGGGCGAGATCATCGCGACGGCGGAACTGCCGGCCGGGTCGGTCAGCATTCTTCCCTGCGCCAACGAGCTCGCGCAGAAAATGGCGACGGACGACCGGTTCAAACTGCTCTCGTTCACCGGGAGCGCCAAGGTGGGATGGTATCTGAAGTCCAAGGCGGGGAAAAAAAAGGTGTTGCTGGAATTGGGCGGCAACGCCGGGGTGATCATCCACCGGGACGCGGATCTGGACCTCGCGGCCCGTCGCTGCGCGGCCGGAGGGTTTTCCTACGCGGGCCAGTCCTGCATCTCGGTCCAGCGGATCTTCGTCCACGAGCCGGTGATCAAGCCGTTCATGGACCGCTTCCTGAACCTGGTCCGGGGGCTCAAGACCGGTGATCCGATGGACGAGGGGACGAACGTCGGGCCGATGATCAATTCCGACGCGGCCGAGCGGACGGAACAGTGGGTGGAGGAGGCCGTCCGGCAGGGGGCGAAGGTCCTGATCGGCGGAAAGCGCCGAGGTCGGATGTTTGAGCCGACGGTCCTCACCGACGTGACACCGATGATGAAAGTCTGCAGCGAGGAGGTCTTCGCGCCGCTGGTGGTCGTGATTGCCTATCATGACTTTGACGAGGCCCTGTCTTCGCTCAACAATTCGGCGTACGGTCTTCAGGCCGGTCTCTTTACGAACGATCTAAAGAAAATCTTCCAGGCCTATGAGGAATTGGAGATTGGCGGGCTGATGGTGAACGAGGTCTCGAGCTACCGGATCGATCCGATGCCGTACGGCGGCGTGAAGGATTCCGGCCTCGGACGCGAGGGCGTCCGCTACGCGATCGAAGAGATGACCGAGCCGAAACTGCTCGCGTTGAATCTGCAGTGA
- a CDS encoding acetolactate synthase large subunit, with the protein MKASDLFVKCLEREGVKYIFGLPGEENLDLLHSLQSSSISFIPTRHEQAAAFMADVYGRLTGRAGVCLSTLGPGATNLATGIADANLDHAPLVAITAQAGLERLHKESHQYVDILRCFEPLTKWNSRVERASVIPEIVRKAFKIAQAEKPGACHIELPEDVMGIEIGQEPLSTLRARRPSPDRQALKTAAELIEKSRQPLILAGNGAVRGKASKELLAFSRKTGIPVTNTFMGKGLVPWDDDLALLSTGLQSRDYISFGFERADLVIAVGYDLVEYAPRHWNPDGNKPIIHIDFTPSEVDAYYQPSVEIVADVRETLELLTLEVRGQKDTSYPKTLRASILKELEDRASDEGFPLKPQRILRDVRETLGKEDLLISDVGAHKIWIARIFPASVPNTVIISNGFAAMGIAVPGAIAAKLANPDRNVLAICGDGGFLMTCSELETARRLGLAFVVLIFNDDGYGLIKWKQQKKFGREFATSLGNPDFKRLAESYGAKGYRIGAAKELAPTLREAFAQKVPAVIEAPVDYRENFRFMEEIGQFVCSL; encoded by the coding sequence ATGAAGGCCTCCGACCTATTTGTGAAATGCCTCGAACGGGAGGGCGTGAAGTACATCTTCGGCCTTCCCGGCGAGGAGAACCTCGACCTTCTCCATTCCCTGCAATCCTCCTCGATCAGCTTCATCCCGACGCGTCATGAGCAGGCCGCGGCCTTCATGGCGGACGTCTACGGACGGCTGACGGGCAGGGCCGGCGTCTGCCTCTCCACGCTCGGCCCCGGCGCGACCAACCTCGCGACCGGGATCGCGGACGCCAATCTCGACCACGCGCCGCTCGTCGCGATCACGGCCCAGGCCGGACTGGAGCGATTGCACAAAGAGTCGCACCAGTACGTCGACATCCTTCGCTGTTTTGAGCCGCTCACAAAATGGAACTCGCGCGTCGAGCGGGCTTCGGTGATCCCGGAGATCGTCCGAAAGGCCTTCAAGATCGCACAGGCCGAGAAGCCCGGCGCCTGCCACATCGAACTCCCGGAAGATGTGATGGGCATCGAGATCGGGCAGGAGCCGCTCTCGACCCTGCGGGCCCGCCGTCCGTCCCCCGATCGGCAGGCTTTGAAGACCGCCGCGGAATTGATCGAGAAATCCCGCCAGCCGTTGATTCTGGCCGGCAACGGGGCGGTGCGCGGCAAGGCGTCCAAGGAACTCCTGGCCTTCTCGCGAAAAACCGGGATCCCGGTTACGAATACCTTCATGGGAAAGGGCCTCGTTCCGTGGGACGACGATCTCGCGCTGCTGTCGACCGGCCTTCAATCGCGGGACTACATCTCGTTCGGCTTCGAGCGCGCCGACCTCGTGATCGCCGTGGGATACGACCTGGTCGAGTATGCCCCCCGGCATTGGAATCCGGACGGCAACAAGCCGATCATCCATATCGATTTCACCCCGAGCGAGGTGGACGCCTACTATCAGCCGTCGGTCGAGATCGTGGCGGACGTCCGCGAGACGCTGGAGCTCCTGACGCTTGAAGTCCGCGGACAAAAAGACACGAGCTATCCGAAAACGCTGCGGGCCTCCATCCTCAAGGAGCTGGAGGACCGCGCGTCCGACGAGGGCTTCCCGTTGAAGCCCCAGCGGATCCTTCGGGACGTCCGGGAGACGCTGGGGAAAGAGGACCTCCTGATCAGCGACGTCGGCGCCCACAAGATCTGGATCGCGCGGATCTTCCCGGCCTCGGTGCCGAATACCGTGATCATCTCGAACGGCTTCGCGGCGATGGGGATCGCGGTGCCGGGCGCGATCGCGGCCAAACTGGCGAACCCCGACCGCAACGTTCTGGCGATCTGCGGCGACGGCGGGTTTTTGATGACCTGCTCGGAGCTTGAGACCGCGCGGCGGCTCGGCCTGGCCTTCGTCGTCCTGATTTTCAACGACGACGGATACGGCCTGATCAAATGGAAGCAGCAAAAAAAGTTCGGCCGGGAATTTGCGACGAGTCTCGGGAATCCGGACTTCAAGCGGCTGGCCGAATCCTACGGGGCCAAGGGGTACCGGATCGGAGCGGCGAAGGAACTGGCCCCGACGCTGCGGGAGGCCTTCGCCCAGAAGGTTCCGGCCGTGATCGAGGCGCCGGTCGATTACCGGGAAAACTTCCGTTTCATGGAAGAGATCGGACAGTTCGTGTGTTCATTGTAG
- a CDS encoding DUF1059 domain-containing protein, with translation MPTKQYKKLGCLDANPTGGCAFEIRAETEDEVMRIMGDHAKVMHKMTSIPPEMISKVKSAIKTVPVNV, from the coding sequence ATGCCTACGAAACAGTACAAAAAGCTGGGATGTCTGGATGCGAACCCCACGGGGGGCTGCGCGTTTGAAATTCGGGCCGAAACCGAGGACGAGGTGATGCGGATCATGGGCGATCATGCCAAGGTCATGCACAAGATGACCTCCATCCCGCCGGAGATGATTTCCAAGGTCAAGTCGGCCATCAAGACCGTCCCGGTCAACGTTTAA
- a CDS encoding class II fumarate hydratase, protein MKPKTRLERDTMGEKEVPAEAYYGIQTLRAVENFPISDLRFPRSFIRALGLIKWAAAQVNEDLGLLDKKKSKAIVLAAREVADGKLDREFVVDIFQTGSGTSTNMNANEVIANRAAELLGEPIGGKAPLSGGRAIHPNDHVNLGQSSNDAIPTAIHVAALESIEKDLVPALAKLQKALAAKAKEFDAIVKIGRTHLADATPIRLGQEFSGYARQIDLGVERVKAARKNLSELALGGTAVGTGINTHPEFAKRVIAILGRETGCAFREAENHFEAQAAKDAVVETSGALKTVAVSLTKIANDVRWLGSGPRCGIAEILLPDTQPGSSIMPGKVNPVIAESVLMVAAQVIGNDLAIAIGGQAGNFELNVMMPVMAYNLLQSVKLLARSAENFATRCVQGIQADEARNRAMIEQSLAMCTALAPVIGYDAAARIAKEAYKTGRTVREVARARKVLPDARLSELLDPWSMTMPTAESRAEAKRKKTR, encoded by the coding sequence GTGAAACCGAAGACACGACTCGAACGCGATACGATGGGGGAGAAGGAAGTTCCGGCGGAGGCCTATTACGGCATCCAGACGCTCCGGGCGGTCGAAAACTTTCCGATCAGCGACCTTCGGTTCCCCCGCTCCTTCATCCGCGCGCTCGGCCTGATCAAATGGGCCGCGGCGCAAGTCAACGAGGATCTCGGTCTGCTGGATAAAAAGAAGTCCAAGGCCATCGTCCTGGCCGCGCGCGAAGTCGCCGACGGGAAATTGGACCGCGAATTCGTCGTCGACATCTTCCAAACCGGCTCCGGCACCTCGACCAACATGAACGCAAACGAGGTGATCGCCAACCGCGCGGCCGAGCTTTTGGGCGAGCCGATCGGCGGAAAGGCCCCCCTGTCCGGCGGGCGGGCGATCCATCCCAACGATCACGTCAACCTCGGCCAGTCCTCAAACGACGCGATCCCGACCGCGATCCATGTCGCGGCGCTGGAATCGATCGAAAAGGATCTCGTCCCGGCCCTGGCCAAATTGCAAAAAGCGCTCGCGGCCAAGGCGAAGGAGTTCGATGCCATCGTCAAGATCGGACGGACGCATCTCGCCGACGCCACGCCGATCCGCCTCGGCCAGGAATTTTCCGGCTACGCGCGGCAGATCGATCTCGGCGTCGAGCGCGTGAAGGCCGCTCGCAAGAACCTCTCGGAGCTGGCGCTGGGCGGCACGGCCGTCGGCACCGGGATCAACACCCATCCGGAATTTGCCAAGCGCGTGATCGCGATCCTGGGCCGGGAGACGGGTTGCGCGTTCCGCGAGGCCGAAAACCATTTCGAGGCCCAGGCCGCGAAGGACGCCGTGGTCGAGACGAGCGGCGCGCTCAAGACGGTCGCGGTGAGCCTGACGAAGATCGCGAACGACGTCCGTTGGCTCGGCTCCGGCCCCCGCTGCGGCATCGCCGAGATCCTCCTTCCGGACACGCAGCCAGGCTCCTCGATCATGCCGGGCAAGGTCAACCCGGTGATCGCCGAGTCGGTTCTGATGGTCGCGGCCCAGGTGATCGGGAACGATCTCGCGATCGCGATCGGCGGCCAGGCCGGAAATTTCGAGCTGAATGTCATGATGCCGGTCATGGCCTACAATCTTCTCCAGTCGGTCAAGCTGCTCGCGCGGTCGGCCGAAAACTTCGCGACGCGCTGCGTCCAGGGCATCCAGGCCGACGAGGCCCGGAACCGGGCGATGATCGAGCAGAGCCTCGCGATGTGCACCGCGCTGGCGCCCGTGATCGGCTACGACGCCGCGGCCCGGATCGCCAAAGAGGCCTACAAGACCGGCCGGACGGTGCGCGAAGTCGCGCGGGCCCGGAAGGTTCTGCCGGACGCTCGGCTGTCCGAGCTGCTCGATCCCTGGAGCATGACCATGCCGACGGCCGAATCCCGCGCCGAGGCGAAAAGGAAAAAGACAAGGTAG
- a CDS encoding P-II family nitrogen regulator produces MREIIAIIHPDQAAAAQRFLQESGIHTYAMLRVLWQSEEDGLPFQQCRLGKPEDIRLPSERMFWIAVEDDRLSFVVNELVKINRTGRIGHGKLVVVPIEKAAPVQGDRMGKLLSGRRSSPGRSEARR; encoded by the coding sequence ATGAGGGAGATCATCGCGATCATCCATCCGGATCAGGCCGCGGCCGCTCAGAGGTTTTTGCAGGAATCCGGCATTCATACCTATGCGATGTTGCGCGTTCTCTGGCAAAGCGAAGAGGACGGTCTGCCGTTTCAGCAATGCCGGCTCGGGAAACCCGAAGACATCCGGCTTCCTTCCGAGCGGATGTTCTGGATTGCGGTGGAAGACGACCGGCTGTCGTTCGTCGTGAACGAACTCGTCAAGATCAACCGGACGGGACGGATCGGCCACGGAAAACTGGTTGTGGTTCCCATCGAAAAGGCCGCTCCGGTTCAAGGAGACCGAATGGGGAAACTTTTATCCGGCCGGCGGAGCAGTCCTGGACGATCCGAAGCGAGGAGGTGA
- a CDS encoding nitrate/nitrite transporter yields the protein MKLIRTIKSGHPGALFSAFLYFDVSFMVWVILGPLGVYISQDLGLSAAQKGLLVAVPILGGALLRIPMGILTDRIGPRRTGLTGLCLTLLPLVWGWLFADALGEVIVAGLLLGAAGASFAVALPMASRWYPPEHQGIAMGIAGAGNSGTVLTMLMAPRLAEHIGWHGVLGLAAIPILITLVVFFLMAKESPKQPASRPLWEYLLPFGNQDAWWFNFFYGVTFGGFVGLASFLVIFFHDQYGLSKVTAGTFAAACVFAGSFFRPVGGYLADRFGGVRVLTVLYVWMGLMMTGVGFLPSLPVVTVMLFLGMMGFGMGNGAVFQIVPKRFGNEIGVVTGMVGAAGGFGGFLLPTLLGSLKDFTGSFSAGFLLFGFIGFLSSIFLQSIYQTSWRRTWLVAPRTAAGLSPGGRVAMEVVFPD from the coding sequence ATGAAACTCATCCGGACGATCAAGAGCGGCCACCCCGGCGCCTTGTTCTCGGCCTTTCTCTATTTTGACGTCAGCTTTATGGTCTGGGTGATTCTGGGACCCTTGGGAGTTTATATTTCCCAGGACCTGGGATTGTCGGCCGCTCAAAAGGGATTGCTCGTTGCGGTTCCGATCCTGGGCGGCGCCCTTTTGAGGATTCCGATGGGCATCCTGACCGATCGAATCGGGCCGAGGAGAACGGGGCTGACCGGGCTTTGCTTGACGCTGCTTCCTCTGGTATGGGGCTGGCTCTTTGCCGATGCGCTGGGCGAGGTGATCGTCGCGGGTCTTCTGTTGGGCGCGGCCGGCGCCAGTTTCGCCGTGGCCCTTCCTATGGCGAGCCGGTGGTATCCGCCCGAGCATCAGGGCATCGCCATGGGCATCGCCGGCGCCGGAAATAGCGGCACGGTCCTGACCATGCTGATGGCCCCGCGACTGGCCGAGCATATCGGCTGGCACGGCGTGTTGGGGCTGGCGGCGATCCCGATTCTGATCACCTTGGTAGTTTTCTTCTTAATGGCCAAGGAAAGTCCGAAGCAACCCGCATCGAGGCCGCTTTGGGAATACCTGCTCCCGTTCGGGAATCAAGATGCCTGGTGGTTCAATTTCTTCTACGGTGTGACCTTCGGCGGCTTTGTAGGGCTGGCCTCGTTTTTGGTGATCTTTTTCCACGATCAGTACGGACTGTCGAAGGTGACGGCCGGAACTTTTGCGGCGGCCTGCGTGTTTGCCGGAAGTTTTTTCCGGCCGGTGGGAGGATATCTGGCGGATCGCTTCGGAGGCGTTCGCGTCCTCACCGTGCTGTATGTCTGGATGGGGCTTATGATGACGGGCGTTGGCTTCCTGCCGTCATTGCCCGTTGTAACGGTCATGCTTTTTCTGGGAATGATGGGGTTTGGAATGGGCAACGGAGCGGTTTTTCAAATCGTTCCGAAGCGATTTGGAAATGAGATCGGCGTGGTGACCGGAATGGTCGGCGCGGCCGGAGGATTCGGAGGTTTCCTTCTCCCGACCCTTCTGGGTTCCTTGAAGGACTTCACCGGTTCCTTCAGCGCGGGCTTCTTGCTTTTTGGGTTCATCGGGTTTCTATCTTCAATATTTCTACAATCCATTTATCAGACATCGTGGCGTCGGACCTGGCTGGTCGCGCCGAGGACTGCGGCGGGATTATCGCCCGGCGGGCGCGTGGCGATGGAGGTCGTATTCCCCGATTAA